CGCGGGGATATTGACGACCAGGTGCCGACCAATCGGGTCTTCCGGAACCCACCGGCATCGCTCAAGGTTCAGCAGGATGGTGCGAATACCGGAATCGACTGGTAAGTTGAGCAATCGTAAGGTCGCGCTATCCAATTTCGCTTCACCATTCAGGCCATGGCGTAATCGAAATCGTTTTATCGCCAAAGCGAGAGCGTCATCGTAAAGATCCGACGTACTGGTATCCTGCAAATCGTCTGATTGAAGCAGGCGCTTTCTCAATTGAGCAATGCTGCTGTCCGCATCCCCTACCCGCGCCATTAGCACAACCGGATCTACCAATTGCCATCCGCCGGATGCGCGTATGGACCGATAGGATGCCAGAACCCGGATCAACCGATCATACTGGTGAAACATCGGCCCCTGCCAGGGTACCGCTACCCCGGCGCTGCGAATCGACGAGTCGAGCATCTGCACCCAGTCAACCTTCTTGCGGGGGATAAACCATTCCAGACGTTGCAGGTCCTCTTCCGGCAACCCTTCGAACTCCCGATGGGTATAGGAGAAATACAAGGCAGTCATGCCGATATCCCGGCTCGCATCAATTGAATCAGGACTCCACGAAGACAATAGGCTGTCCGCGTACACCGTCATGGCCGACCATGAAGCGGTGTCTTCAGTAGTTGCGGACGCAGCCGCCTGTTGTATGGCATTCAAAAAGGCCCGTGCACGTTCCGAAGGGCCTTCGGGTGTGAACCAGGCAAATCGGTAATAGCGTTGGTAATAAAATTCCCGCGTGGCGATTCGTGCTAAGGAGTCAACCCGCTGAGCACCCAGCCATGATTCGACAAATGAACTATCGGTAAAGAGATCTGTCTTCTTTAAGACGGCGAGGCCGGTGGTATCGGGTACCGAACGCGCTTTTTCTTCCGTGTGCCGATGACAGGATGAAAGGAGCAGAACGACGACCAACAAGCTCAAACTCGAAATACCTATCGTCCGTTGATCGTGCCTGCCAATCATTATCCTGTGATATACCGGGTGAAAATAGCAAAGTCCGGAGTTGTTTTTCCGGACTTTGTAACGAATTATCCTGATGATCAGAAACGATAAGTAACCGATAATTGCCAGGTAGTGTTACGGGCGTTGGTGATGGTGAAATCCGTTCCCAACAGTTGCTTCACGTCTTCTACTTTCCCCAAGCCGTAGTTGTAACGAACCCCTACGCCAAAATGACCAAGGTCCATCCCGGCACCAGCGGCAAGACCATAGTCCAGGCGGGAGAATACATCATTCGGCAAGTCATAGCTGAAATTCAGGAACGGGATCGTACTGCCGTGTTTCAAATTGGCGTCCAGGAGCAGCGAAGCATACGGACCGGCTTCGATGTGCGCAAACCGACCGAGTTTGACTTGTCCCATGACAGGTAAATCAAGATAGCGCAGATCCAGGGCGACCTGACCATCGAGCCAGTCGGTGATACGATAGGGAACCCGGGTACCTTTCGTGGAATACAGCAACTCCGGTTGGATGGAAAAACGATCACTCAAAGGCAAGTTGACGAAAGCGCCGAGATGATATCCGGTCTTGGGTTTGTCCCATGCAGTAAATGAAAAATTCAGGGAGGAATAATTCAGTCCGCCTTTGATACCAATCGACGGACTGGAAGTATTCTGAGCGCTGACAGTCTTATAAGAGGTGCCCAGCAACAAAGCGATACTCGTAATGCAAGCAAGCAGGAAACTTTTCATGGCTGTGAGGTTTGGTTGCCGCCACTATGAAAATCGCATGCCATCCTGCTCCGAAGCGCATGAAGCCGAAGTGAAGCGCTGGTGCAATCCGTTGAGATTCCAATGAATGCCCGCTCAATGACGTATTCTCCAGCCCTTGGGGAAATGATTGTTGGCGCGGCCATCGCCCACCACCTTCACCCAACCAAGTCCGTATCCGGAAGTCGTGATAAGACACCAGCCCGGCGATGCTCCGATAAAACGCAATGCCTCACCCTTCAGGAAGCAGATCGCTTGAGCATCATCCAATTCGATCCGCCTGACAGTATCCGACAAGGCCGTACTGAAAGCTAGTTCAGGGGCGGGAATCAATTGATCACCCATGATTTCCCCGACACGGACTCCCGCATAGCGAATCGTAAGCCCGGCAGCCAGTTCATGCAAGGCGCCGACAAACCGTTGCGCTATTGCATGCAGATGGGGTCCGACCCGAAATGCCTGCCACTGATCGACAGGCTGCAGGTAAGCTGCACAACGAGGATCCTGAACTACTTGAATTCCTGACTTACCTGGCCGTGGCCGTTGCGTCACGGATCCCTCCGTTTTGCGCAGCGCGCAGAAGAAAAATCCTTCGCCGGCTATACGATGCGGATAAAAACGCAGACATCCGGAACGCTCGTCGACTCCCTGCGGTGCCTGCAACTGAAGGATTTCCGCGCCCAATTTCCGCAAGCGCTCCACCTGTTCTTCGTTCTCCGCGGGCTCATAGGTACAGGTCGAATAGAATAATACTCCTCCCGGCGCCAATGCTTCCCAGGCCGAAGCTAGAATGGTTGTTTGCCTGATCGCGCAAGCCTCCACCGCGTTTTCACTCCATTCGTCGATGGCGGCAGGATCCTTTCGAAACAAGCCTTCTCCGCTGCAGGGCGCATCGACAACCACCAGGTCAAAATAGTCCGGCAGGCGCCGGAATTGTTCCGGGTCCGATTGCGTGACAACAATTCCCGGACTCCCCCACTTCACGAGATTTTGAACAAGGATCTGATTGCGGGAAGCAATGAGTTCATTCGAAACCAGGAGACTTTGGGCTGGCAGCAGGCTGCGCAAATGAGTCGACTTCCCTCCCGGCGCCGCGCATAGATCGAGTACACGTTCGGGAGCACGTGCACCAAAAAGCTGCCGGTATGCGCTCCCAAGAAACATGGAACTGGCTTCCTGCACATAATAACAGCCGGCCTGGAACAAGGGGTCCTGCGTAAAGGATGGCCGCTGGAGGAGCAACCGCCCTTCAGCGCACCATGCAACCTCTTT
This DNA window, taken from Bacteroidota bacterium, encodes the following:
- a CDS encoding PorT family protein, coding for MKSFLLACITSIALLLGTSYKTVSAQNTSSPSIGIKGGLNYSSLNFSFTAWDKPKTGYHLGAFVNLPLSDRFSIQPELLYSTKGTRVPYRITDWLDGQVALDLRYLDLPVMGQVKLGRFAHIEAGPYASLLLDANLKHGSTIPFLNFSYDLPNDVFSRLDYGLAAGAGMDLGHFGVGVRYNYGLGKVEDVKQLLGTDFTITNARNTTWQLSVTYRF
- a CDS encoding L,D-transpeptidase family protein yields the protein MLVVVLLLSSCHRHTEEKARSVPDTTGLAVLKKTDLFTDSSFVESWLGAQRVDSLARIATREFYYQRYYRFAWFTPEGPSERARAFLNAIQQAAASATTEDTASWSAMTVYADSLLSSWSPDSIDASRDIGMTALYFSYTHREFEGLPEEDLQRLEWFIPRKKVDWVQMLDSSIRSAGVAVPWQGPMFHQYDRLIRVLASYRSIRASGGWQLVDPVVLMARVGDADSSIAQLRKRLLQSDDLQDTSTSDLYDDALALAIKRFRLRHGLNGEAKLDSATLRLLNLPVDSGIRTILLNLERCRWVPEDPIGRHLVVNIPAFRLYAFSDSGFAWSTRVIVGKVGTATTIFTGSIRTLVLNPTWTVPRKIVYEEIIPAQRANADYLTRNKMDLFRPAYLSHPVNPKKIDWKKAGPGSFPYIVRQRSGSWNALGRYKFLFPNSYDIYLHDTPSRQLFERSERTFSHGCIRVAQPERLARFVLSGDSLWTEERLAGELDLGKERFIPLLNKVPVSIVYFTSWVDEDGILQEREDIYGHDRKLADVLFKSTDFAPSDSNLVLLHESRE